One Thermicanus aegyptius DSM 12793 DNA segment encodes these proteins:
- a CDS encoding Uma2 family endonuclease, whose amino-acid sequence MSHDKTSKRDNSIKEQQGDYEISERYEIINGIRYDFLSSPKYVHQKLLSNLHLAFHSACGSEGEILLAPLDVHFDEENIVQPDLIYIRRERMEIIRDGYIFGVPDLVVEIMSESTGKRDKTIKKKLYERFGVKEYWVVDPVYRLVEQFVLDNGRYLLEAILTEQDRLNARTVHCLTLDLKEIFPQEDQ is encoded by the coding sequence TTGAGCCATGACAAGACATCGAAAAGAGATAATAGCATCAAAGAACAGCAGGGCGATTACGAGATTTCCGAGCGTTATGAAATCATTAATGGTATTCGCTATGATTTCTTATCTTCTCCTAAATATGTTCACCAGAAATTGCTATCGAATTTGCACCTTGCTTTTCATTCCGCCTGTGGTAGTGAGGGGGAGATTTTGCTCGCACCCTTGGATGTTCATTTTGATGAAGAGAACATCGTACAGCCGGACCTCATTTACATCAGACGTGAACGTATGGAGATCATCCGGGATGGTTATATATTCGGCGTGCCGGATCTTGTAGTGGAAATCATGTCGGAAAGCACGGGAAAAAGGGATAAAACGATCAAAAAAAAGTTGTACGAACGGTTCGGCGTGAAGGAATATTGGGTGGTCGATCCGGTGTACCGCCTTGTGGAGCAATTTGTGCTGGACAACGGACGCTATCTGCTGGAGGCCATTTTGACCGAACAGGATAGATTAAATGCGCGGACGGTTCATTGTCTCACGCTAGATTTGAAGGAAATATTCCCGCAGGAAGATCAATAG
- a CDS encoding bifunctional cystathionine gamma-lyase/homocysteine desulfhydrase, which yields MKFLSKLIHGGISEDPHTGAVSVPIYQVSTYRQVSPGVHKGYEYSRTGNPTRAALEALAADLEEGIAGFAFASGMAAISTVLMLFRAGDHLILSSDVYGGTYRVMEHVFTRLGLSYTAVDTSKLEEVKAAITPRTRAILIETPTNPLLRITDIAAVSRLAREHGLLSIVDNTFMTPYLQQPLKLGADLVVHSATKYLGGHSDLVAGLVVVSREEFKERIHFLQNSVGAILGPQDSWLLMRGIKTLGVRMERHEENAGKIAAFLQGHPKVKKVYYPGLSTHEGHEIMKRQARGFGAMLSFEVESAEAAQKLLSRVKLITLAESLGGVESLISLPAAMTHASIPLEKREALGISDRLVRLSVGIEDVEDLIEELAYALD from the coding sequence ATGAAATTCCTATCCAAGCTGATTCATGGCGGGATCTCGGAAGATCCCCATACCGGCGCGGTTAGCGTGCCCATCTATCAAGTATCTACATACAGGCAGGTCAGTCCGGGGGTCCATAAAGGCTACGAATACTCCCGCACGGGAAATCCCACCCGTGCCGCACTGGAGGCGCTCGCTGCCGATTTGGAAGAGGGGATTGCCGGATTTGCCTTCGCTTCAGGGATGGCGGCCATCTCTACGGTGTTGATGCTTTTTCGCGCCGGGGATCACCTCATTCTCTCCAGCGACGTCTATGGCGGAACCTATCGGGTGATGGAGCATGTCTTTACCCGCTTAGGGCTCAGCTATACCGCGGTCGATACATCCAAGTTGGAGGAGGTGAAGGCGGCCATCACCCCGCGAACGAGAGCGATTCTCATCGAGACACCGACCAATCCCTTGCTGCGTATCACGGATATTGCGGCGGTAAGCAGGTTGGCCAGGGAGCATGGGCTTCTTTCCATCGTGGATAATACGTTCATGACTCCTTATCTTCAGCAACCCCTGAAACTGGGCGCCGATCTCGTGGTTCACAGCGCCACCAAATATTTAGGAGGACACAGCGATTTGGTGGCGGGACTGGTGGTGGTAAGCAGGGAGGAATTCAAAGAGAGGATCCATTTCCTGCAGAATTCGGTGGGTGCTATCTTAGGGCCGCAGGATTCCTGGCTGCTCATGCGGGGGATTAAAACTTTAGGTGTGCGCATGGAGCGCCATGAGGAGAATGCAGGGAAGATCGCCGCTTTTCTACAGGGGCATCCGAAGGTGAAAAAGGTGTATTATCCCGGACTGTCCACCCATGAAGGTCATGAAATCATGAAACGGCAAGCCAGAGGTTTCGGCGCCATGCTCTCCTTCGAGGTGGAGTCGGCGGAGGCCGCCCAAAAGCTCCTCTCCCGCGTGAAACTGATTACCTTGGCCGAAAGTTTAGGAGGGGTGGAGAGCCTCATCTCACTGCCTGCGGCCATGACCCATGCTTCCATCCCTTTGGAAAAAAGGGAAGCGTTGGGCATTAGCGACCGGCTCGTCCGGCTCTCGGTGGGGATCGAAGATGTGGAAGATTTGATCGAAGAATTGGCTTATGCCTTAGACTAA